The following nucleotide sequence is from Carassius carassius chromosome 16, fCarCar2.1, whole genome shotgun sequence.
agaGATGACTCCTTATCGAGTCAAACTCAAAGCGACAAGAATATTATGTTACtgatatcatgtaaaaaaaaaaaaccttaatataaGTACCTCCtgccataaaatgtttttttttttctctcattctctttcctTTTTGTGTCATTAGGGAAAGATCAGACTCTGAGGTTTCCAGCTCTGAGTGTGTAAATAGGGATCAGTCGAAAGATGATGTACCAGTTTTCAATGGGGAAACACCTAAAAAAAGGTATTTCACGTGTTTCTTATTGTCACACACCCATAGACTGCGTTAGGAGGTATTAAATTTGGACTTTATCataaaactttagttttgttttttgcattgtgatAGCTGTTGGTTGGAGAAgaattattatgcatatatatagtTCGTTAAATTATACTTACTGTAATTAATTACCATCTAAATGAAAACTTTTCAAATGAGACTGAGAAAACTCCTTTATGTTATCATTAGTGAAATACATGTGTCCTTCAGTGATGAAACACCATCACATGCTAAAAGGTATTTTATGTGCTTTACATACACTATTTACATTTCTTCACTGTGTCTGTGATTGAACTTGACTGATTAAACagaaaaccaaaaataaacacattcatcTGTCCGTAGTCATGAGAATagctctttgttcttgtcagTGAAAGATCAGTTTCACCTGTGTCCAGTTCTGTGTCTATGAAGAGTGACCGTTCAAAAGGTGATGGAGCAAACTTCATTGAGAAAACCCCATCATCTTCCAAAAggtattttatgtttttcttaaTGTTGATCATGCATTAACTGCatgatgtattttaaaaaatcataataattgttTGTAGTCAACAAAGTCACAGTTGGTTTGTCAAATCTTTTTCCAAATGTTTGGTTCACTACACTTTAACTTGCCaccaagaaaatgttttgttcttaATTGCAAAATATCTGTAATAAGACTGTAATAGTTTTCTTTAATTTTTGCTCTTGTGTTGTTAGTAAAAGATTAGGCTCATGTGTGTCATTTAGTGAGGAACACCATCACGAACCAGGAGGAACTGTACATGCTTTGTTACATTCAGtgtttcatgtcttttttttttaatgtgtattaaTATACTGTCTTTTATGTACTGTATGGTGAAGCCAGAAACAATTTTCTAATGAAGACAGCCATGCTGCATTTAATTACCATTTGCATCTCCTCTTCAAATGAGACTGAAGTAACCCCTGTACttcttgaaacatttttttttctttgtgtcttAAGTGTAAGATCAGGTTCACATGtgtccagctctgtgtctgtgaagagtgaccgTTCAAAAGGTTTTGTACCGAACTTCAGTGAGAAAACACAATGTAACAAGAGGTATTTCATCTCTTCCTCCAACCATCTTACAGTGatccattgtttatttattactaaATTAAGCCAAATCTGTCATCATGCATAACACACTGTAGAGAATTAAATTGACATGCATGATTTAATTCTGTAAGATTTGCTGAAATATTTGTCATTGTACTGCAATATCATCAAAACAACTAACAAAAGGTATTTCATCTTTTGCATtatagtgattttatttttttctcattgtggTGTATGTAATAGAacttaaatacaaaaatgaatcACAGAACATAATGTATTGCAAACTGTTTcatctttaataaaaatatttgtttagttacACAGCTAGCCACTAGGGCTCATACATTCACCATAGAAACACAGAACATTTAGTTTGCAACACAAGACCTCTTTACctgttattttactttattttttactcaTTAGTGAAAGATCTGAATCGCACGTGTCCAGCTCTGTGTCTATGAAGAGTGACCATTCAAAGGGAGATAGACCAAATTTCAATGAGAAAACACCATCACCTTCCAAAAGGTGtttcatgttttctgttttttttatcataaaactGTATTTCCCATCAACCATTTTTCTGTGCTAATAAAGTACTGTAGGTAGCAGTGAGCAGCTGGTTTAGCAATGGTTTGATCATATGATATTGACAGCTGTGAACCtgttattttttatgtgattttcttctttttgtgtGTGGTTTAGTAACAAAGGACAGAAGTCCACAGTAAATATTGGTGCAGAAATTACACGGTGGGACGCTCTGAAAGCACAGAAGGGATTGAAGAGTGATGTGGAACTGGCAACTTTTCTTCTCAACAGGTAAAAACACAATATACCACagcttatttttttcaaatttattacaataaattactaaataaatggaTCTACTTTGCCAaaatttttaattactttttttccttAAATTAATGAaccaaaaaataatactaaaataaattaacagtttTGAAACGTAATGTACTTTTGTAAGCAAATTGATTATGTTCAGTGATCCACATgacaatgaaaatatgaaaaacaattaaaaatattttaagttaaattcaCCACCTTAAAATAAGATTATACATTTGAATCATCAGGTTCATGAGGAATATGCATTATATATGCAACTGTATTAAAGTCTGTTATTACAACCAAGAGGATAGTGCCTCCACATAACTCTGCTCTTTCTAGTAACTGAGCCAATagtatggattaaaaaaaaagttttattttattttgctaccAGGGTTCAGTTTGAGAAATCAGACTCAAACTACAAGAATTACTGCAACCGCAAGAATTTCAGAGAAAATCTCATCTGGACCTTCAAGGCAAGTAAATATTAATGAATGCTATAACTAatcaattaatttacattttcacatcaatagGTTATTGaacaaatttgatttaatttttattttctaaatacatttacataaaacattaaacttGGTCCCACtctatattaagtggccttaactactatgaacttacataaaaaaaataaatacaatgtacttattgtgttcatattgaattgcaaaacatttttgctgctattgaggtgggaaacaggtaaggttagggacaggtctgggtaggtttaagggtgtgttaaggtgaaaggaatgggtcaaccatgtaattataaatgtaattagagAAATtcattacagatgtaattacatgcagatATTTCTCAAATAATGCAAGTACCAGTGATgggcgggttgatccaaaataagcaggtgcctgcggtcacccacggttacgagtcatccaaaaattattttaatgatattcgggtcacgGTCGGTCAGgttgtttgaaataaagatgccattaaacctttgtaatttatataataggtactagacacaattttgaaatacatagacCTACACTTTATTGTCTGAATAACTGGCGTGattatagagtgaccacctgtcccgctttacatTGCACTGTACAGcagttttaccctttgtcccgcctcacgcaaattgagcatctgtcccactttttcattcgaccctgcttaataaatacacagatacgtccataggcgtactgtaAACTTATGTctaatagttcagaggagagcaataaaagcgttagttGATAGGCTGAGTggtacgtcaatcaaactgttgactggtgcgtgaacgcctcctcaacattgtcaacaatctcaaattggagagcgcgtgtgctgttcggtcaggttaagcagccgtggccacgaaaaagaaaagcacttttaatagcgaatggacggcaacatactcttggttaagacctgtagatggcgaaacagagagagctttttgcattttatgcaaaagcactttttctgtgggacatggtggagaatacgacgtgaagcgacatggtgcaagtgagtaccacagaaaaaaagcacatcatcaagaaacatgcaaatcagtgcaatcgttgtTCAAATataccaaatgacccacaggctgacaaagtttgggcagcagaagtgacgagtgtttatcatgccgtacatcacatACATTTAAATCGCTCTActgactgcagtaacaagttagccccagtcatttttccagattctgaaatagcggAGAAAAAAGATGTAGAAACTTTGGaccaggtagtgtcttaatcttttagtcggtgggtttaaaaagaaataggcaatatattacagaaagcttgaaatgtctacttttaaacgaaaatattcaaaccaaaataaataggctactctctgattatgtaatccatatgaaatgtgcatttctctctggcgttcacaGCGACTCCTCATggtcaacttcatcttagcagcgacacagaaaacaccagtttattactaaacaattaaatgtctccttgctaatttagacacattcataatcattactttaaccggttctttgtagcaagccttatgtgtgcggtcataacgcttattatcctgtaggttatagcctatttaagtaattaaattaatataaaggggcgacgcatttactactttaaaaaaaatgcgggtcaggaagccagtcgggtacaatattttctttttttttttttttgcggtccgagttggttagtttatacattgacccgcgcatcactgtaaGTACattgtagttaaggccacttaatataaagtgggaacctttacttaaagggatagttcacccaaaaatctaaattatgtcattaataactaaccctcatgtcgttccaaacccgtgagacctccgtttatcttcggaacacagtttaaaatattttagatttagtgtgagagctctcagtccctccatttaagctgtgtgtacggtatactgtccatgtccagaaaggtaagaaaaatatcatcaaagtagtccatgtgacatcagagggtcagttagaattttttgaagcatcgaaaatacattttggtccaaaaatagcaaaaactatgactctattcagcattgtcttctcttccgtgtctgtaaTCTGTTGAGAAAAACACAATGCAGATTGGAGAAACTcaagtgtgtatttttattttctgaatgttAATACACATTTGTTAATGTTTCTTTAACCAGAataattgaaaatgaaaacagtggcTTAAATTTCAGTTTCACTCtttggacagttttttttttcacacgtCACTTATTTTAAATATCGTAATAAATTACTTaactgaataaattatttaaatgtggtTTAGTTCATGTTGTTCTAAGTAGTTTGTCGTAATGCATGTAAAATCCACTACTAATCTTtgttcaaacaaacaataaacacctTATTTTGTTTAACAGACTCTCAGACTGCAGTttcactgaagaaggttataaagctctggcttcagctctgagatcaaacccttcacacctgatagagctggatctcacaggaaatgatcctggacaatCAGGAGTGAAGCAGCTTCTTGATGTACCACAAACACAATTTCAAGTGTCTTAAAATTATTAAGTTCAGTAATTTGGAAAGGACACTCTAAATCAATTTCTCTTAATGGTTATAAGGGGTCCTGGACCCCATCAGCACCCGCCCCCCTCAATTCAAACATTGGTTAAAGCGCCACTTAGCCGTTAAAAGCAGGAAATACCCCTAATGTTGTCGCTGTGGGAAGGCAGTGGTGAAAGTATTATTCTGGTTGAGTACCATCTTTACGTACATTAGCTGGACTCTTTAAAGAGGAACAGGGCTACAAAAGGCATACAATTTTAAGATTATGTGATATAAATTGATAATCTATTTTGTTTAGGTATTTGAAAACTGCTGCCGCAGAGCAAGCGTGTGAGTATCTCACTGAAGTTCTGGGTACAAGTCCATTATTACTGAAAGAACTGGATCTGAGTGAAGATAAATTAGGAGATCTGGATGGAGAGAAACTGTCTGCTCTTTTGATGGACTCTCATAGCAAACTGGAGAAAATTAAGTGAGTCAACATGATTTTATACATAATagctcatatttatttattattaaataatgtctGTCATGTGTTATCTGAAATAAAGAGCTGTTTGTCTGATGTTTGTTGAAAATGTGCAGAATAATAACTAATGCTGTTTTTGTGTTCAGGCTGAATGACTGTGATCTGACAGAGAAAAGCTGTTCAGTTCTAGCTACTGTTCTCTCCTCCAAAACCATCCTGAACGAGATGAACCTGAACAACAGACGTCTGCTGGACTCAGGAGTCAAAGAGATCTGTGAGGGTCTGAAGAATCCTGTGTGTGAGCTGGAGATACTCAAGTGAGTACATTTCACCAGCAGCTACACTCAACACAAAAATCACATatcacatactatatatatatatatatttttttttttgaagactcTGTAAGTGTGATCTAACAGATGAAAGCTGTTCAGCTCTTGCTTCGGTTCTCCGTTCAGACTCCAGCAGTTTGAAGGATCTTGATCTGAGCAATAATAATCTACAAGATTATTTTTAGATTGTCATTGTACGTTAAAAGGTGAGAACTGAACTGAATCCTGCTTCATCTTGTATTCTGCATGTTTCTGAGTTCTGAAGCAGAAGAAGCCTGTCAGTATGTGATAAGAGTTGTGAGTAAAAACCCATTACTTGtgagagaactgaatctgagTGAACATAAATTGGACAACACACATAAAGTGAAGCAGCTCGCTGCTCTACTTGAGGATAAACATTGTAAACTGAACATCATTCAGTGAGTATAtatgtgattttcatttttgtgccGTTATGTGTCAAATATGTGTAAAATATCtttcaaatgtaatatttgtattgtGTTGCATTTTCATAAACTGTTGAAGATTAACTCTTGTaatatatacaaacatttaacagacacttttatccagagCAGCTTAAAAACTAGCCTCATACATGAAACTTCTATAAATATAAGAGTAAATTCAGACCAATAATACTGGCGTTCAGAATAattcatttacaataaaaaggAAAGTGGTTTATGCAGCtgatttcatttttgttaatgaatGAAATTTCTGAAATTTTACTTACTCTTTAACTAATACATTTTGTTATTATATGAAATTTTGAACACAATTTCAGGTGGAGTGAACTCTAAAGTTTCAGTTTACTTGCTGTATATAAGCAGTCACTCACCTTGCTCCAGCATCAGCTGTTCTGGCATCTGTCCACTTCCTAAACACCACCAATGTAATTCAAGTATATTGCAATCCACACTTTTCTTCTAAGCACTAGTAGTCCTGAGCGTATATCAGAGCTTGAGTTGAAGCCACTTTCTTGAGTCACAATACTTAGTGTTTGATACTAAAATAATGTTATCAAAATGCAACATCATTGGTtcaccagaagaaaaaaaaatgtttggaagTTTTAAACACCATTTACATGTAGCAGTGAAATACACTTTCATGAATCCAGTTTACTTCAGAATGGGTTTATGACTAATTTATGATTTACAAACAAAATGAAGTTTCTCTATCCAGTAGAACATGCCTGCTTGATTAATTGCATCATTACATGGACAAAGCCAAAGGAGTTTAAAATTGTAGAAATTTACTTTTTAAGAGTAACTCAGTGGGAGCAATATTGAGTATTGAGTATTGAGAACTGTTTTGTTAGCTCTTCATGTACTCTAGGGGTAAAggataatgtttttttctttggtaTGATAttgtaaattagattttttgatgCTGTATCTGCAACAATATCTAAAGAGCACTTGTAGCTTTTCTGAGATACATGTGTGAGTATATATTAGAAGTTGAAcgacttctgatttttttttttaagtcgacTTTTatgtatcagaatcagaatcagaatcagaatgagctttattgccaggtatgttcacacatacgaggaatttgttttcgtgacagagctccgcagtgcaacataacagcgacagaacaaaaaacacaataaggaataaaaaatacaaaaaaatacaaataggtgggtaaggattgacaatatacaaattgacaatgtaatAAAAGTTGTGTCGAAAGCGACTAGTCgctgatgacgtcattaatgaacaaataagttTGGAGCTGTGCACAGTTAAGGAATATGACGCAGTGCTGCCCACATGGctattgctcctataacagctcatttttatcagttcttttgccttttggtcattttatttcacacagattatatctcacaataaaGATAATATTTATATGAATGGATTAGTGAGAGCGATTGCATGTGTAAATTATTTCTACATGGCAGCGTGACgctgtgggatttagttattaagaaatatatgtttaaacttttcTGTTTCAAAtctattttattgagaaatcaAAGAACAGCGTTGACAGTACTTTTCTGTGCTGAATGTTTCTGTGCACGTGTGATCTGCGTGTGATGTACGAGCTACTGTCTGTAGCCTTCGAGTGTGTGTTACAGTGCAGCAGCGCACTAGATTAGAACAGCGATTAACTTTAAGTtaaatttttagtatttttaacacTGTTTTTCAGTATTACTGCCATAACTTCTGCTGTGTTCTCAACATCTGTTCTAATGGCTGCATATAAAAAGACGTATAAAATAATTGATGCTCTAAAATGTCTCGCACAAGTCATTCTTGTGAATGTGGATCAGCATGATTAGCTTCTTCCTGAGAGTCATTGTCAGACCTGGGCTTGGACTGATATGGTAATAGATATACTGTGATTATTAGTGTGTAAATGGACATAAAAAGATACCCTATAATATACATTTGTAAATCCCTGTTTGATTAACTAAAACACTACAACTAGTGAAATggtattttcaaaaaaatttttaactacttattgttcaaattaaattcaaattaaacaagTCTTACTTTAGTATCAATAATatacttttatagtttttattaccaTTTCATATTGGTATTTATTTTATACTtaccttttaaatattttaattttaaagtaaggTTGTTTtagcaaacaacaaataaaataagtttaagttttctattttattttattattttatttcacttaatgttttttttttaattcagggaACAAAATGGTTCTAAAAATAAGCAGacgttataaatttttttataaatagaatagaattaatttttttttctattggctAACAGTTTtgcaaatatcaaaatgaagGCACAGAGGCACTTTTTGGAACTTTTTTTGacaatatatttttctatttaggtttagatttttaaaaaggaaCAATTGGCTTTatggatttgtattttatttagagtAGAACATGCTGTACTTAATATCaatctctttttttcatttacagaCTTTCAGACTGCGGTATCAATGgtgaaaattacaaaaacttgaTTTCAGTTCTGAGGTCAAGCCCTTCACGCCTGACAAAGCTGGATCTCACCGGAAACTATCCTGGAATATTAGGACTAAAGTGGCTCTTTAAATTACAAGGGGGTGCAATGGGTAATTTAATGAACACCAGGTAATAAAAGCATTCAATTACTTCAAGAGACAGAAATGTAGTCAGCTGTTTGAAACATATTAAAGGGGACAGATTAGTTGATGTGAAACTGAATAACAGGTAAAAGAGTTGCTACAGTCACAAAACTTTTGTAACACAGACTTAATGTAAAACAATTCTTACACCTttgacatatttaattaaataattcattcatttatgccCTAATTAGGGTATTTTCTCAGTAAAACTAGATGGAATTATAACAATTGACTTAAATATTACACTGGACCCATGATGAGGATTGAGatgcaaaattataaaattataacagTTATCTAATCTAAACTTCTCTTCTAATCTCTGTATCTTTTTGACAAGTCCTGCTGCAGAGGAGGCGTATCAGTATCTTACTAAAGTTCTGGGATCAAATCTTTTAATGCTCCAAGAACTGGATCTGAGCACAATTAAACTTGGAGACCCGGATTGGGAGAAACTCGCTGCACTTCTGACGGACTCTCATTGCATAGTGGAGAAAATAAAGTAAGGGATTATGATTTTAGATATTATACATGTTCTAATCTGTTAACTGTGTCTCTGCAAACTCTTCTGAGTGAAGGAAGTTATGGTAACTAGTGTTAGGCGGTGCACGAAAGAGAGCCTATGGAAGCACCAataatggaaaaactatacttttaaacatactgataaactaacgttaaatgtaaaatactgtatttaaaacagctagttcatatatagtcggacgcaactgtcatcacgcgtcctgtgacaaatctgctGCATCTGTGCACAGAAGTTATTAGTCTAAATgctctgcaaaatcagtcaagagtgaaaatcaatattagatttaattaaaagtccaacagtttaacactaatattggacataaacgaacacattaaatataaagtattcaaaacagttaataaagttaatatatttggagtaaagttcaaTCTCTGGACCGTGCGTCCCATGACGAGactgacgcaccgccacagaaacaagaataagatgcattctaacataactgtggcattaaactccattagtgagggctcgtttaaaatattacacatatataggccattcagattacttgttaaagtgcaatgaaataccttatatctgcagacgatgtacatctgtttgtggatggagacttcttcaccgactacaggctctaatcctcatttgtgtgtgtgtttgtgtgtgaaatgcagtgctgaagtgaaatagctgggcagtttgatagccaaaTTATAATAGGCcgtctaataaaaataataataattattattattttagtttaatacaTGAATAGGAGAATGAGTCTCACATTTTCTTGACTTTCGACATAGATATCTGCTATCGTTGATAACAATCCTAATGGTAACCCAGGTAAAATGGTTGTCGAGTTGGCATCAAGCATAACACTAAAGAACATTCTGACTACATACTTGGTACTTGACTGACTGTTCCTCAATGGCAGATTAACAGGAGAGATACTATCTGAACCATTCTAATATCAaagtacactctaaaaaatgctggtttGTTgtaacccaactttgggtcaaatacaGACTAATCCAACTTCTGGGTTAAAAAATCTATAGAAAAATTGAACCCAATAGTCCAgttttgacccaaagttgggttaaaACAACCGAGCATTTTttgcaatattttgtaatatgctgattgatATTGTGCGCGTTTGATCTGCGTGTGAAGTACGAGCTACTGtctgtagcctatgtgtgtgcgttacagtgcagcagcgcattagattagaacagcGATTAACTTACCTCTACAATAAGCTGTTTAGAATGTGCATTCTCCCATTCAGTTTCGAGCAACCAGTAATAGAATCACACATGTCTTGTGGAGCTTTCGGAGAATACcttcatttgtcattttaactgtttggaaacggagcgtaaatgtggaagtccttcaaacatttattatcctgttgcgccctctatTCGCCTGTTACATTTGACGTCACGTAGTCCTGCTTccatgtccaaacgctctatcagttaccatgagaaaacacaaaatggtgctaatataaactcataatgtgatataatactaCAGAGAAAGTTATTATCTCAACCTTTAACTCCATTCCAatgtcccagatagccagacaatgaatgTGCAACCCCTAGTACTATCTGATAATCTGATCTATTctgaataacaaataataatgtttttctgTTTAGTCAGAATAATTGTGAGCTGACAAAGAAAAGCTGTTCAGTTCTAGCTACTGTTCTTTCCTCCAAAACCAACCTGAAAGAGATGAACCTGAACAACAGTCGTCTGCTGGACTCAGGAGTCAAAGAGATCTGTGAGGGACTGAAGAAATCTAAGCTTGAAATACTAAAGTGAGTGCATTTGCACATCATGGAAACATAAACCATTACTTTAATGGCAGGAATATAATAATGTAGTACTGAATGATTTAGTGATTTGGACAAATTtgatctgcatatatatatatatagtttattattttttaacattttctgtAGACTGTCAAACTGCAGCATaactgaagaaggttataaagctctggcttcagctctgagatcaaaccgtTCTCACCTGaaagagctggatctcacaggaaatgatcctggacaatCAGGAGTGAAGGAGCTTGTAAATGCACTGCAGGGTTATTTGTGTAAACTGAGGTgagtattcttaaaatacattgTAGCAgttagaaaatgaaaccattattaaaaaaatacaaatctatgAACGCTTTAATATGACTAAAGGGCCTTTTACCAGCTTGGGAAAAAATACTGATTGGCTGGa
It contains:
- the LOC132159581 gene encoding uncharacterized protein LOC132159581 isoform X1 — encoded protein: MRLRKLLYVIISEIHVSFSDETPSHAKSERSVSPVSSSVSMKSDRSKGDGANFIEKTPSSSKSVRSGSHVSSSVSVKSDRSKGFVPNFSEKTQCNKSERSESHVSSSVSMKSDHSKGDRPNFNEKTPSPSKSNKGQKSTVNIGAEITRWDALKAQKGLKSDVELATFLLNRVQFEKSDSNYKNYCNRKNFRENLIWTFKASKY
- the LOC132159581 gene encoding uncharacterized protein LOC132159581 isoform X2, which translates into the protein MRLRKLLYVIISEIHVSFSDETPSHAKSERSVSPVSSSVSMKSDRSKGDGANFIEKTPSSSKSVRSGSHVSSSVSVKSDRSKGFVPNFSEKTQCNKSNKGQKSTVNIGAEITRWDALKAQKGLKSDVELATFLLNRVQFEKSDSNYKNYCNRKNFRENLIWTFKASKY